The proteins below come from a single Triticum aestivum cultivar Chinese Spring chromosome 5D, IWGSC CS RefSeq v2.1, whole genome shotgun sequence genomic window:
- the LOC123119488 gene encoding SH3 domain-containing protein C23A1.17, whose product MSHFAAMKSPVPVAAAAATDAKSPLFCPKPRRPVAPLRCHQSSHSDAGAGMDLLDLLLSKGDESNLSAASPQPPLFCGSPPRRASNPVVHDSRFGMDCPSSPLPVTPAPVVVRPTPRPAGPPISPRSSAGCARVFQPAVRVEGFDCLDGGRSGRGHGIAAMV is encoded by the exons ATGAGCCACTTCGCCGCCATGAAGAGCCCCGTCCcggtcgccgccgctgccgccaccgacgCGAAGAGCCCGCTCTTCTGCCCCAAGCCGCGCCGCCCGGTCGCGCCCCTCCGGTGCCACCAGAGCAGCCACTCCGACGCGGGCGCCGGCATGGATCTGCTCGACCTCCTCCTGTCAAAG GGCGACGAGAGCAATCTTTCGGCGGCGTCCCCGCAGCCGCCGCTGTTCTGTGGCTCGCCTCCGCGGCGGGCTTCGAACCCGGTGGTCCACGACAGCCGGTTCGGCATGGACTGCCCGTCCAGTCCCCTGCCGGTCACGCCAGCGCCGGTGGTGGTCCGTCCCACCCCACGCCCGGCGGGACCGCCGATATCGCCCCGTTCCTCGGCTGGGTGCGCTCGCGTGTTCCAGCCAGCCGTCCGCGTCGAGGGTTTTGACTGCCTCGACGGTGGCCGTAGCGGCCGTGGCCATGGCATCGCCGCCATGGTCTAG